The following proteins are encoded in a genomic region of Gimesia algae:
- the pcp gene encoding pyroglutamyl-peptidase I yields MPRVLLTGFDTFGAIPVNPAGKVARSLDGKKINGATVIARIAPGVFFKSIDFVKSAISEVKPDIVIMLGEYGGRSMISVERIANNLNDSTRYGLTDNEGGSMQDRLTVPDGPVGYFTTLPIRAMVKAMRKAGIPADISDTPGTFVCNHLMYGILHYITIADLPIRAGWIHLPHLPSVAAMESNLGAPSMSVETAVTGLSAGIESILNHKEDILDPIASAWQI; encoded by the coding sequence ATGCCAAGAGTACTTTTAACAGGATTTGATACGTTTGGAGCCATACCCGTAAATCCTGCAGGAAAAGTTGCCCGATCTCTTGATGGCAAAAAAATCAATGGAGCCACAGTGATCGCTAGAATTGCTCCGGGCGTGTTTTTTAAATCCATTGACTTTGTGAAATCAGCTATTTCAGAAGTGAAGCCGGATATTGTTATTATGCTGGGAGAATATGGGGGCCGTTCCATGATTTCAGTAGAGCGGATCGCGAATAACCTGAATGATTCCACTCGATATGGCTTAACCGATAACGAAGGTGGCTCCATGCAAGATCGATTGACAGTCCCCGATGGACCAGTTGGCTATTTCACAACGTTACCAATCCGCGCGATGGTAAAAGCCATGCGTAAAGCCGGAATTCCTGCTGACATCTCAGACACGCCGGGGACGTTTGTCTGTAATCATTTGATGTATGGAATCCTGCATTATATTACAATTGCAGATCTTCCCATCCGCGCCGGATGGATTCATCTCCCGCATCTCCCCAGTGTGGCCGCCATGGAGTCTAATCTCGGCGCCCCTAGCATGTCTGTAGAAACAGCAGTTACCGGACTGTCTGCCGGGATTGAATCTATTTTGAATCATAAAGAAGATATTCTCGATCCCATTGCATCGGCTTGGCAAATCTGA